In the Rhodothermales bacterium genome, AGTCCCTACGTGGCCGCCGGCGACACGGTCGGCCGCCTGGCCGGCCCCACGATGGTCGGGCAATCCATCATCCATGCCGACAATGGGCCGGATGACCGGTCCTATGACCCCGCCAGGCAACCGTCCATCCTGGCCTGGATGGACAACGACTCGGTCACGAGCCTTCCCGTGGCCAGCGAGCCCACGCAGCAAGATTATTATGAAGACACCATCCTGGGCATGCGGGGGCAGCTGAAGTATCCGGGGTGCGTCACGTGCGAAGGGCGGATTTATCCGCATTTCGCCGACCTGATGCAGCCATCCGGCGCGTTTTGGATCCCACCCGACGATCCAACGCTGTTGGATCAATTCGCCGGCGGCTTTTCCCCGACCACCGGGTTTGGCCCCTACGAGCTGGCGCCGAATGCCTGCGTCAACGTCGTCGTCTCCGAAGGCGCCGCCGGCCTCAGCGTCGACGCGGCAACGAAGATCGGACGCGCGTTCAAGCGGGCCGGCGGAGACCGGGAATCCAGCCTCATCGCTTACGACGCCGACGGCGACGGTGCGATCGATACGCAGCCGTTCGATTACGACAATGTGTTCGTCGGGACCGAAATACAGACGAAAAACCAGTGGGTGATGTCGGCCCGGGATTCGCTGTTTCAGACGTTCTACCGCGCCCGGGACCTGTACAACGCCAGCAACGCGATGGCCGCCTATCCGATCGTGGAGCCGCCGCGTCCGCCGACGCGGTTCAGCCTGCGCACCGAGGCCGACAGGATCGCCCTCGATTGGACGCCGGCAGAAGCCGGGCCCGCCGTCGATCACTGGGAGCTGTTCCGCACGCGGGACCGGGTGGATAACCTGTACATTAGCGGCTGCCTGGACGAGCCGGCCATTCCGTGCGGGTATGAACGGGTGGCGATGCTGCCGGCGGACGCGGTTTCGTACGTCGATTCCCTGGTGACTGCCGGTGTGGACTATTATTATTATCTGGAAGCCGTGGGCGACGCACAGCCGGCGGACCCAACGGCGATCCATGGGACGCCCGGCGGAACTGCCCTGCGCAGTGCGCGCTACATGACACAGACGTATACGCCGGCCACGCCGGGCATCATGGCGGAGCCGGAGCCCGAACCGACGACGTTCACCCTGGAGGGCAACTACCCAAATCCGTTCAACGGGTCGACCAGCATTCAGTATGTGCTCCCGGAAGCAGCCGATGTAACGCTCGTCGTATACGACATCCTCGGCCGCGAAGTACGGCTCCTGCTCCAGGCGCGCGAGGAAGCCGGCCGGCATATACATCGTTTCACGGCGGATGGGCTTGCGAGCGGCGTCTACCTGTACGTGCTGCGGACGGGCACCCACGTGGGCGTCGGCAAGATGCTGCTGGTGCATTAAACAACACATGCATTCATCAGAATGCATGGGTTGCCGTTCCAGGTTGCATGTTTAACGATCAAGGACGATGTGCCTTTAACCACATTCCGCGGGTTTGTCATCCCCCAATCTGGTCGGGGGATGACGAGAAGAGAGCGAATGCAAGTTCTCAACCGGCTCTAAACGATCCATGTTCAAGGTTCCTGGCATACATCATTGAACCATGAACATGAAACCTTGAACTGAAAACGCACGACACATGGCAGATTCAACAAGGCCGTGGCCACCCAGCTGGCCAACATGGAAACGCGAACCGGAAAAACGCTCGATGAACTCAAGGCCATCGTCCACGCGAGCGGTCTGTCCAAACACGGCGAACTGGTCGCGATGCTCAAGACGACGCTGGGCATGGGGCATG is a window encoding:
- a CDS encoding T9SS type A sorting domain-containing protein, producing the protein MAEPEPEPTTFTLEGNYPNPFNGSTSIQYVLPEAADVTLVVYDILGREVRLLLQAREEAGRHIHRFTADGLASGVYLYVLRTGTHVGVGKMLLVH